From Actinomycetes bacterium, one genomic window encodes:
- the thrB gene encoding homoserine kinase — MTARVHVQAPATSANLGPGFDTAGLALDWWDRLELIPDPAPGSALTSMQVTGEQAELIPTGSDNLVRRAMARLAERVGADLPEVHLSLVKGFPLGRGFGSSAAAVVLGLLAARALVAPDLPAAEVLDLATELEGHPDNVAPCLAGGATLSWREGGLVRSRPVEVHPDLVALGLVAPEAMPTREARRLLPERVPFADAARTASRAALLPLALAGDFDLLLPATDDVLHQPPRLARVPGTAALLELLRSRGHAAFLSGAGPSLLVLAPRSGLDDVRAVADEAVQGSAWRVKALEVSRSGAEATATT, encoded by the coding sequence ATGACCGCCCGCGTCCACGTCCAGGCGCCCGCCACCAGCGCCAACCTCGGCCCGGGGTTCGACACCGCCGGCCTCGCGCTGGACTGGTGGGACCGGCTCGAGCTGATCCCCGACCCCGCGCCCGGGAGCGCGCTCACCTCCATGCAGGTGACCGGGGAGCAGGCCGAGCTGATCCCCACCGGCTCCGACAACCTGGTCAGGCGCGCGATGGCCCGGCTCGCCGAGCGCGTGGGCGCCGACCTGCCCGAGGTCCACCTCTCGCTGGTCAAGGGCTTCCCGCTCGGCCGCGGGTTCGGCTCGAGCGCCGCCGCCGTGGTGCTCGGCCTGCTCGCGGCGCGGGCCCTGGTCGCCCCGGACCTGCCCGCCGCCGAGGTCCTCGACCTGGCCACCGAGCTGGAGGGCCATCCCGACAACGTCGCCCCCTGCCTGGCCGGCGGCGCGACCCTGAGCTGGCGGGAGGGCGGGCTGGTCCGCTCCCGGCCGGTGGAGGTGCACCCCGACCTGGTCGCGCTCGGCCTGGTCGCACCGGAGGCGATGCCGACCCGGGAGGCCCGCCGCCTGCTGCCCGAGCGGGTGCCCTTCGCCGACGCGGCGCGCACCGCGAGCCGGGCCGCCCTGCTGCCGCTCGCCCTCGCCGGTGACTTCGACCTGCTCCTGCCGGCAACCGACGACGTGCTGCACCAGCCGCCGCGGCTCGCCCGCGTCCCTGGCACCGCGGCCCTGCTGGAGCTGCTCCGCAGCCGGGGCCACGCCGCGTTCCTGTCCGGGGCCGGGCCGTCCCTGCTCGTCCTGGCCCCGCGCTCGGGCCTCGACGACGTGCGCGCGGTCGCCGACGAGGCCGTCCAGGGGTCCGCCTGGCGCGTCAAGGCCCTCGAGGTCTCCCGCTCGGGCGCGGAGGCCACGGCAACGACGTGA
- a CDS encoding amylo-alpha-1,6-glucosidase, protein MANDLSNVTLPEKVTSPEGEEFVLADESATRVLVKGVTAVLRARTEQLWSTKEGDMFLFADAEGNLDPDKAIGAGFYYKDCRFLSDFVMKVDGRDPLLLSTSADRAYMSHIDVANQDLYEGDDGEVTALQGTVNIRRTRVINGRLYERIRIRNYNETPVDLTVELSFGTDFADIFEVRGLKRTVRGKLAIPKADKGSAVFAYKGEDGVFRETRIAFELPPTQIDVEGDRVVASWRVRLEHGEFEVIPITVEPRVDGAHAPPRPFDNAVQDLRRSYEAWERSCTRIWTDNELYNSLLTRGMRDLRALRTPTPPGDIVAAGIPWFVAPFGRDALMTCHQTLMLNPELTQTTLKVLAAYQADEVDEWRDAEPGKILHELRQGELAGAHIIPHTPYYGSIDSTPLWLLLFGTYYRWTGDLDFCRELLPNAERALAWVDQYGDRDGDGFLEYQRSSPRGLANQGWKDSHNSVVHPDGRLAEPPIALSEVQAYVYLAKWRVAEVYDALGQPHRGAALRREAAELKARFNERFWVEEEEYFAMALDGAKRQVTTVTSNPAHGLYCDIVDPDKAGAMARRLLAPDMFSGWGIRTMSKSALAYNPMSYHNGSIWPHDNSFIGAGLKRYGHSKATNRVATAMFDMAVNVDYMRLPELFCGFTRRAPNRPVAYPVACAPQAWAAGAPFLLLQAMLGISARAPENQVTINKPLLPPWLNMVELHNLRVGQSTISVVFRRQGETTGFSLLEKEGNVRVLMEE, encoded by the coding sequence GTGGCCAACGACCTGAGCAACGTGACCTTGCCCGAGAAGGTGACCTCGCCCGAGGGCGAGGAGTTCGTGCTGGCGGACGAGTCGGCCACCCGCGTCCTGGTCAAGGGCGTCACCGCCGTCCTGCGGGCCCGGACCGAGCAGCTCTGGTCCACCAAGGAAGGGGACATGTTCCTGTTCGCCGACGCCGAGGGGAACCTCGACCCGGACAAGGCGATCGGCGCCGGCTTCTACTACAAGGACTGTCGCTTCCTCTCCGACTTCGTGATGAAGGTCGACGGCCGCGACCCGCTGCTGCTGTCGACTTCGGCCGACCGCGCCTACATGAGCCACATCGACGTCGCCAACCAGGACCTCTACGAAGGCGACGACGGCGAGGTCACCGCCTTGCAGGGCACGGTCAACATCCGGCGCACCCGGGTCATCAACGGGCGGCTGTACGAGCGCATCCGCATCCGCAACTACAACGAGACGCCGGTCGACCTGACCGTCGAGCTCTCCTTCGGCACCGACTTCGCCGACATCTTCGAGGTCCGGGGCCTGAAGCGCACCGTGCGAGGCAAGCTGGCGATACCCAAGGCCGACAAGGGCTCGGCTGTGTTCGCCTACAAGGGCGAGGACGGCGTCTTCCGCGAGACCCGGATCGCGTTCGAGCTGCCCCCGACCCAGATCGACGTGGAAGGCGACCGGGTGGTCGCCTCCTGGCGGGTGCGTCTGGAGCACGGCGAGTTCGAGGTCATCCCGATCACCGTCGAGCCCCGGGTGGACGGCGCCCACGCGCCACCCAGGCCGTTCGACAACGCCGTGCAGGACCTGCGCCGCTCCTACGAGGCGTGGGAGCGGTCCTGCACCCGCATCTGGACCGACAACGAGCTGTACAACTCCCTGCTCACCCGGGGCATGCGCGACCTGCGGGCGCTGCGCACACCGACCCCGCCCGGCGACATCGTGGCGGCCGGCATCCCCTGGTTCGTGGCCCCCTTCGGACGCGACGCCCTGATGACCTGCCACCAGACCCTGATGCTGAACCCCGAGCTGACCCAGACCACCCTCAAGGTCCTGGCCGCCTACCAGGCCGACGAGGTGGACGAGTGGCGCGACGCCGAGCCCGGCAAGATCCTGCACGAGCTGCGCCAGGGGGAGCTGGCCGGCGCCCACATCATCCCGCACACCCCTTACTACGGCTCGATCGACTCCACGCCGCTGTGGCTGCTGCTGTTCGGGACCTACTACCGCTGGACGGGCGACCTCGACTTCTGCCGGGAGCTGCTGCCCAACGCCGAGCGGGCCCTGGCCTGGGTCGACCAGTACGGCGACAGGGACGGCGACGGCTTCCTCGAGTACCAGCGCTCGAGCCCCCGCGGGCTGGCCAACCAGGGCTGGAAGGACTCCCACAACTCGGTCGTGCACCCCGACGGCCGGCTCGCCGAGCCCCCGATCGCCCTGTCCGAGGTGCAGGCCTACGTCTACCTGGCCAAGTGGCGGGTGGCCGAGGTCTACGACGCGCTCGGCCAGCCCCACCGCGGGGCGGCCCTGCGCCGGGAGGCGGCCGAGCTGAAGGCCAGGTTCAACGAGCGGTTCTGGGTCGAGGAGGAGGAGTACTTCGCCATGGCCCTGGACGGAGCCAAGCGGCAGGTGACCACGGTGACCTCCAACCCGGCCCACGGCCTGTACTGCGACATCGTCGACCCCGACAAGGCCGGCGCGATGGCCAGGCGGCTGCTGGCACCGGACATGTTCTCCGGCTGGGGCATCCGGACCATGTCGAAGTCCGCGCTGGCCTACAACCCGATGAGCTACCACAACGGCTCCATCTGGCCGCACGACAACTCCTTCATCGGGGCCGGGCTCAAGCGTTACGGGCATTCCAAGGCGACCAACCGGGTCGCCACCGCCATGTTCGACATGGCGGTCAACGTCGACTACATGCGCCTGCCCGAGCTGTTCTGCGGCTTCACGCGGCGGGCGCCCAACCGGCCGGTGGCCTACCCGGTGGCCTGCGCCCCCCAGGCGTGGGCGGCGGGCGCCCCGTTCCTGCTCCTGCAGGCGATGCTCGGCATCTCGGCCCGGGCGCCCGAGAACCAGGTGACCATCAACAAGCCGCTGCTGCCCCCCTGGCTCAACATGGTCGAGCTGCACAACCTGCGGGTGGGCCAGTCGACGATCTCGGTCGTCTTCCGCCGCCAGGGCGAGACGACCGGCTTCTCCCTGCTGGAGAAGGAGGGCAACGTCCGGGTGCTCATGGAGGAGTGA
- the rho gene encoding transcription termination factor Rho, giving the protein MATTERDVLQGKVLPELQAIASSMGVQGYQRLRKADLIGAIVAKAQGVEFVPSTRPSTRSRRGTEAEPTLTEAAATAQPTLPEAAGRPAEPGAGDGGQRRRAARRGRGGDAEQALGPAANGEAGPAGDTAPEVTPAMAASPNGSTTAASPPAQDAGDRQSTVNDPASRVNDPASREASDPAEAQPGGQTQGQASETRSGSADGQQAGGGAQGQQSQGQQSQGQSQQSQGQPDGQGRGEGPRRDWNANQGQGGNRWDQSQQQGGGRRSRNRNRNRNRSRQFPDQGGVAVMERPDFRGAQGGDDRPEVVRTGTLDIRSQDGYGFLRVGSYLPGPEDVYVPLSMIRRLGLRRGDEIEGTVKLPRDSEKYAALSRVDKVNGMDPEEARNRTDFKDLTPLYPQERLRLEHNPTEISTRVMDLMCPIGKGQRGLIVSPPKAGKTMLMKQIANAITDNNPECVLIILLVDERPEEVTDMQRSTKARVIYSTFDRPSEDHCQVSELTIERAKRLVEYGQDVVILLDGITRLSRAYNLATPASGKILSGGVDSSALYPPKRFFGAARNLEDGGSLTILATALVDTGSRMDEVIFEEFKGTGNMEVRLDRKLSERRIFPALDVDASSTRKEELLLTEEELVVAWKLRRVLGALDPAQALELVVDKMRASKSNAEFLRVIQRANIN; this is encoded by the coding sequence ATGGCAACCACCGAACGAGACGTCCTCCAGGGAAAGGTGCTGCCCGAGCTGCAGGCGATCGCCTCGTCGATGGGAGTCCAGGGCTACCAGCGACTCCGCAAGGCCGACCTCATCGGTGCAATCGTCGCCAAGGCCCAGGGCGTCGAGTTCGTGCCGTCCACCCGCCCGTCGACCCGGTCCCGGCGTGGCACGGAGGCCGAGCCGACGCTGACCGAGGCGGCAGCTACCGCCCAGCCCACGCTGCCCGAAGCGGCAGGGCGCCCGGCCGAACCGGGCGCCGGCGACGGCGGCCAGCGGCGGAGAGCAGCCAGGCGCGGGCGGGGCGGGGACGCCGAGCAGGCGCTGGGCCCGGCCGCCAACGGCGAGGCCGGCCCGGCCGGCGACACGGCCCCTGAGGTGACCCCGGCCATGGCGGCCAGCCCGAACGGCAGCACGACGGCTGCCTCGCCGCCCGCCCAGGACGCCGGCGACCGGCAGTCGACCGTGAACGACCCGGCCTCGCGCGTGAACGACCCGGCCTCGCGCGAAGCGAGCGACCCGGCCGAGGCCCAGCCCGGTGGGCAGACCCAGGGCCAGGCGTCCGAGACGCGGTCCGGGTCCGCCGACGGCCAGCAGGCCGGCGGCGGGGCCCAGGGCCAGCAGAGCCAGGGCCAGCAGAGCCAGGGCCAGAGCCAGCAGAGCCAGGGCCAGCCCGACGGCCAGGGCAGGGGCGAGGGCCCCCGCCGGGACTGGAACGCCAACCAGGGTCAGGGCGGCAACCGCTGGGACCAGAGCCAGCAGCAGGGCGGCGGCCGGCGGAGCCGCAACCGCAACAGGAACCGCAACCGCAGCCGCCAGTTCCCCGACCAGGGCGGCGTGGCGGTCATGGAGCGGCCCGACTTCCGGGGCGCCCAGGGCGGCGACGACCGCCCCGAGGTCGTCCGCACCGGCACCCTCGACATCCGCTCCCAGGACGGCTACGGCTTCCTGCGGGTCGGCAGCTACCTGCCCGGACCCGAGGACGTCTACGTGCCGCTGTCGATGATCCGCCGGCTCGGCCTGCGCCGGGGCGACGAGATCGAGGGCACGGTCAAGCTACCGCGCGACTCCGAGAAGTACGCGGCCCTGTCCCGGGTGGACAAGGTCAACGGCATGGACCCCGAGGAGGCCCGCAACCGCACGGACTTCAAGGACCTGACCCCGCTCTACCCGCAGGAGCGGCTGCGCCTGGAGCACAACCCGACCGAGATCTCGACCCGCGTCATGGACCTGATGTGCCCGATCGGCAAGGGCCAGCGCGGCCTGATCGTCTCGCCGCCCAAGGCGGGCAAGACGATGCTCATGAAGCAGATCGCCAACGCGATCACCGACAACAACCCCGAGTGCGTCCTGATCATCCTCCTGGTCGACGAGCGGCCGGAGGAGGTCACCGACATGCAGCGCTCGACCAAGGCGCGGGTCATCTACTCGACCTTCGACCGTCCGAGCGAGGACCACTGCCAGGTGTCGGAGCTGACCATCGAGCGGGCCAAGCGGCTCGTCGAGTACGGCCAGGACGTGGTGATCCTGCTCGACGGGATCACGCGCCTGTCCCGCGCCTACAACCTGGCCACCCCGGCCAGCGGCAAGATCCTCTCCGGTGGCGTGGACTCCTCCGCCCTCTACCCGCCCAAGCGGTTCTTCGGCGCGGCCCGCAACCTGGAGGACGGCGGCTCGCTGACGATCCTGGCCACCGCGCTGGTCGACACCGGCTCGCGCATGGACGAGGTCATCTTCGAGGAGTTCAAGGGCACCGGGAACATGGAGGTGCGGCTGGACCGCAAGCTCTCCGAGCGGCGCATCTTCCCTGCCCTGGATGTCGACGCCTCCTCCACCCGCAAGGAGGAGCTGCTGCTCACCGAGGAGGAGCTGGTGGTGGCGTGGAAGCTCCGCCGCGTGCTCGGCGCCCTCGACCCGGCCCAGGCCCTCGAGCTGGTGGTCGACAAGATGCGGGCGAGCAAGAGCAACGCGGAGTTTCTGCGGGTGATCCAGCGGGCGAACATCAACTAA
- the rpmE gene encoding 50S ribosomal protein L31, giving the protein MKQGIHPEYKVTTVHCSCGETFQTRSTSTVSDLRVDLCSKCHPFYTGKQKLVDAGGRVERFERRYGKRKTPETRA; this is encoded by the coding sequence ATGAAGCAGGGCATCCACCCTGAGTACAAGGTCACGACCGTGCACTGCTCGTGCGGCGAGACCTTCCAGACCCGCTCCACATCCACAGTCTCCGACCTGCGGGTCGACCTCTGCTCGAAGTGCCACCCCTTCTACACGGGCAAGCAGAAGCTGGTCGACGCCGGTGGCCGGGTGGAGCGGTTCGAGCGCCGCTACGGCAAGCGCAAGACCCCCGAGACGCGGGCCTGA